One Chromobacterium paludis genomic window carries:
- a CDS encoding DUF2325 domain-containing protein: MEALLIGADSLGNIPEVLRSYGIRIARHVCGRNVAHQRRLALPGRPDVLILLTDFLGHNVMRRYRDSAVAQGIPVLACRRSATALEQRLRRHGWRPLP, from the coding sequence ATGGAGGCGTTGCTGATCGGGGCTGACAGCCTGGGCAATATTCCTGAGGTGCTGCGGAGCTACGGCATCCGCATCGCCCGCCACGTCTGCGGCCGCAATGTCGCCCACCAGCGCCGGTTGGCGCTGCCGGGCCGGCCGGACGTATTGATTCTGCTTACCGACTTTCTCGGCCACAACGTGATGCGCCGCTATCGCGACAGCGCCGTTGCGCAGGGCATACCGGTGCTGGCCTGCCGCCGCTCCGCCACCGCCTTGGAGCAGCGGTTGCGCCGCCATGGCTGGAGGCCGCTGCCATGA
- a CDS encoding Na+/H+ antiporter family protein yields MNAVVLAVGVMLTLALLRTHVVISLLLGALVGGLAGGLSLSATLAAFNNGITGGASVALSYALLGAFALAIAKSGLPHAMADLAVKRLESSDGKGKLKWALILLLGAVSVASQNLVPIHIAFIPLLVPPLLYAMARLHLDRRLIACVITFGLVTPYMVFPVGFGDIFLKQILLGNIAKAGMNVEGINVMHAMAIPALGMVAGLVWSVLVSYRKPRQYSLGKIENVERTHAHVSRKSLATAFAAIVVAFSVQLYSDSMIMGALAGFLLFLATGVVKWKDADGLFNEGMKMMAMIGFTMITAQGFAEVLKATGEVGSLVSASAGLFDGNRGLAAFAMLAVGLVVTLGIGSSFSTVPILTAIYVPLCLHLGFSPLATVSLIGTAGALGDAGSPASDSTLGPTSGLNVDGQHDHIRDTVIPTFLHYNLPLLAAGWIAAMVL; encoded by the coding sequence ATGAATGCCGTCGTACTAGCCGTGGGCGTCATGCTCACACTCGCGCTGCTGCGCACCCACGTTGTCATCAGCCTGCTGCTGGGCGCCCTGGTCGGCGGCCTGGCCGGCGGCCTGTCGCTATCCGCCACCCTCGCCGCCTTCAATAACGGCATCACCGGCGGCGCGTCCGTGGCGCTGTCCTATGCGCTCTTGGGCGCCTTCGCCCTCGCCATCGCCAAGTCCGGCCTGCCTCACGCGATGGCTGACCTGGCCGTCAAACGCCTGGAGAGCAGCGACGGCAAGGGCAAGCTGAAATGGGCGCTGATCCTGCTCCTGGGCGCGGTCAGCGTCGCCAGCCAGAACCTGGTGCCGATACACATCGCCTTTATCCCGCTCTTGGTTCCGCCGCTGCTGTACGCGATGGCCCGGCTGCATCTGGACCGCCGGCTGATCGCCTGCGTGATCACCTTCGGCCTGGTGACGCCTTATATGGTGTTCCCGGTGGGCTTCGGCGACATCTTCCTCAAGCAAATTCTGCTGGGCAATATCGCCAAGGCAGGCATGAATGTGGAAGGCATCAATGTGATGCACGCCATGGCCATCCCGGCGCTGGGCATGGTGGCCGGCCTGGTGTGGTCGGTGCTGGTCAGCTACCGCAAGCCGCGCCAGTACTCGCTGGGCAAGATTGAAAACGTGGAGCGCACGCATGCCCACGTCAGCCGCAAATCGCTGGCCACGGCCTTCGCCGCCATCGTCGTCGCCTTCTCGGTGCAGCTGTACAGCGACTCCATGATCATGGGCGCGCTGGCCGGCTTCCTGCTGTTCCTGGCCACCGGCGTGGTGAAATGGAAAGACGCGGACGGCCTGTTCAACGAGGGCATGAAGATGATGGCGATGATAGGCTTCACCATGATCACCGCCCAGGGCTTCGCCGAAGTGCTGAAGGCCACCGGCGAAGTGGGCTCTCTGGTCAGCGCCAGCGCCGGTCTGTTCGACGGCAACCGCGGCCTGGCCGCCTTCGCCATGCTGGCGGTGGGGCTGGTGGTCACGCTGGGCATAGGCTCGTCCTTCTCCACCGTGCCCATCCTCACCGCCATCTACGTGCCGCTATGCCTGCACCTGGGTTTCTCGCCGCTGGCCACCGTGTCGCTGATCGGCACCGCCGGCGCCCTGGGCGACGCCGGCTCGCCGGCCTCCGACTCCACGCTGGGGCCGACCTCGGGCCTCAACGTGGACGGCCAGCACGACCATATCCGCGACACGGTGATCCCCACCTTCCTGCACTACAATCTGCCGCTGCTGGCGGCGGGCTGGATCGCGGCCATGGTGTTGTAG
- a CDS encoding SlyX family protein, with the protein MAGMDANTENRMEALEVRLAFQDELLDALNATVARQQKEIDLLQQQIRLLYQQFRSAQPDDAAGGSLRDEIPPHY; encoded by the coding sequence ATGGCGGGCATGGACGCCAATACCGAAAACCGCATGGAGGCGCTGGAAGTGCGCCTCGCCTTCCAGGACGAGCTCTTGGACGCGCTCAACGCCACCGTCGCCCGCCAGCAAAAGGAAATCGACCTGCTGCAGCAGCAAATCCGCCTGCTGTACCAGCAGTTCCGCAGCGCGCAGCCGGACGACGCCGCCGGCGGTTCGCTGCGCGACGAGATTCCGCCGCATTACTGA
- a CDS encoding GNAT family N-acetyltransferase has protein sequence MQIRPMTPQDFAAFWPIFRDIAAARETYAFDPEMDEASARRLWCEAPLETWLAEEDGAVLGSYYLKPNAAGPGGHVANCGYMVAPAARGKGVARAMCEHSQARARARGFLALQFNSVVSTNEAAVALWQKLGFDVVGRLPRAYRHARHGLVDCLVMYKWLGDEDKPAMPEPVKLIGRKNIEAIVSRRRKAGPR, from the coding sequence ATGCAAATCAGACCGATGACGCCGCAGGACTTCGCGGCGTTCTGGCCGATATTCCGCGACATCGCTGCCGCGCGCGAGACTTACGCCTTCGATCCCGAGATGGATGAAGCCAGCGCCCGCCGGCTATGGTGCGAGGCGCCGCTGGAAACCTGGCTGGCCGAGGAGGACGGCGCTGTCCTCGGCAGCTATTACCTGAAGCCGAACGCCGCCGGTCCTGGCGGCCATGTGGCCAACTGCGGCTATATGGTTGCGCCCGCCGCGCGCGGCAAGGGCGTGGCGCGAGCGATGTGCGAGCACTCCCAGGCGCGCGCGCGGGCGCGCGGCTTCCTGGCCTTGCAGTTCAACAGCGTGGTGAGCACCAACGAGGCGGCGGTGGCCTTGTGGCAGAAGCTGGGCTTCGACGTCGTAGGCCGCTTGCCGCGCGCCTACCGGCACGCCCGGCATGGGCTGGTGGATTGCCTGGTGATGTACAAATGGCTGGGGGACGAAGACAAACCGGCCATGCCGGAGCCGGTCAAGCTGATAGGCCGCAAGAATATCGAGGCCATCGTGTCGCGGCGGCGCAAGGCCGGACCGCGATAA
- a CDS encoding DMT family transporter has product MTPVKQKFLATSGILTTALVWALMWYPFRHLQAQGVSVPMATLATYLITIALGVAVFFKLYRQQFRLEPPLLLLLLAFGWCNFSYTLAVAEGQVMRVLLLFYLSPLWTALLSRLLLHERLTRSGWLVVALSLLGCFIFIYRPGLLTGGVPLTHGYEWLALSGGMAFALGNVVSRKLQAIPVAVKSATVWFGVALIGAISLLQSGELHKMLDIPAQSWLMLFILGAVLLCTSVISQHGVSILPASQAMTLMLMELVFAAVSAYLLAGEAITLQEGLGGALIAGASLLSGDMTHPAPQSHHPTHPPQQPA; this is encoded by the coding sequence ATGACACCTGTAAAACAAAAATTTCTCGCCACCAGCGGGATCCTCACCACGGCGCTGGTGTGGGCCTTGATGTGGTACCCGTTTCGCCACCTGCAGGCGCAGGGCGTCAGCGTGCCCATGGCCACGCTGGCGACGTATCTGATCACCATCGCGCTGGGCGTGGCGGTGTTTTTCAAGCTCTACCGCCAGCAGTTCCGGCTGGAGCCGCCCTTGCTGCTGCTGTTGCTGGCCTTTGGCTGGTGCAATTTCAGCTATACCCTGGCCGTCGCGGAAGGCCAGGTGATGCGCGTGCTGTTGTTGTTCTATCTGTCGCCGTTGTGGACCGCGCTGTTGTCGCGGCTGTTGCTGCATGAGCGGCTGACGCGCAGCGGCTGGCTGGTGGTGGCGTTGTCCTTGCTTGGTTGCTTCATCTTCATTTATCGTCCCGGCCTGCTGACGGGCGGGGTGCCGCTGACCCATGGCTATGAATGGCTGGCCTTGTCCGGTGGCATGGCCTTCGCCCTGGGCAATGTGGTCAGCCGCAAGCTGCAGGCGATACCCGTGGCGGTGAAGTCGGCCACGGTGTGGTTCGGCGTGGCGCTGATCGGCGCGATCAGCCTGCTGCAGAGCGGCGAGCTGCACAAGATGCTGGACATCCCGGCCCAGAGCTGGCTGATGCTGTTCATCCTGGGCGCGGTGTTGCTGTGCACCAGCGTGATCTCGCAGCATGGCGTGTCCATCCTGCCGGCCAGCCAGGCGATGACCTTGATGCTGATGGAGCTGGTGTTCGCCGCCGTGTCGGCCTATCTGCTGGCCGGGGAGGCGATCACGCTGCAGGAGGGGCTGGGCGGCGCGCTGATCGCCGGCGCCAGCCTGCTGTCCGGCGACATGACGCACCCGGCTCCGCAGAGCCATCATCCTACCCATCCGCCGCAGCAGCCGGCGTGA
- the dapC gene encoding succinyldiaminopimelate transaminase: MNPRLALLHPYPFQRLSALLAGCLPPAERPHISLAMGEPKHPAPQLVKDALCANLAGLSGYPATQGTPALREACAAWAERRYGVKLDPAREVLPVNGSREALFSLTQCLIDASGAAKPVVVSPNPFYQIYEGAALLAGAEPYYLNCEASRRFQPDWDSVPGEVWRRTQLLIVCSPGNPTGAVMGLADWEKLFQLSDRHGFIIASDECYSEIYFDEAPLGGLSAARALGRGQERLVMLTSLSKRSNVPGMRSGFVAGDAAILEKFLLYRTYHGSAMSLTVQAASQAAWNDEDHVESNRAAYAAKFAAVLPLLRPALEVGMPDAGFYLWAKVPDGDDVAFARALFEQQHVTVLPGSYLARDAHGANPGRGYIRIALVAEEAECVAAARRIAEFCRDRQPAASA; encoded by the coding sequence GTGAATCCCCGCCTGGCCCTATTGCACCCCTACCCGTTCCAGCGCCTGTCCGCGCTGCTGGCGGGCTGCCTGCCGCCGGCCGAGCGGCCGCACATCAGCCTGGCCATGGGCGAGCCCAAGCATCCGGCGCCGCAGCTGGTGAAGGACGCCCTGTGCGCCAATCTGGCCGGACTGTCCGGCTACCCGGCCACCCAGGGCACGCCCGCGCTGCGCGAAGCCTGCGCCGCCTGGGCGGAGCGCCGCTACGGCGTCAAGCTGGACCCGGCGCGCGAGGTGCTGCCGGTCAACGGCAGCCGCGAGGCGCTGTTCTCGCTGACGCAATGCCTGATCGACGCCAGCGGCGCGGCCAAACCGGTGGTGGTCTCTCCCAATCCGTTTTACCAGATTTACGAAGGCGCGGCACTGCTGGCCGGCGCGGAGCCATACTACCTGAACTGCGAGGCGTCCCGGCGCTTCCAGCCGGACTGGGACAGCGTGCCGGGCGAGGTCTGGCGCCGGACCCAGTTGCTCATCGTGTGCAGCCCGGGCAACCCCACCGGCGCGGTGATGGGCCTGGCCGACTGGGAGAAACTCTTCCAGCTGTCCGACCGCCACGGCTTCATCATCGCCAGCGACGAATGCTATTCCGAAATCTATTTCGACGAAGCGCCGCTGGGTGGCCTGTCCGCCGCGCGCGCGCTGGGCCGCGGTCAGGAACGGCTGGTGATGCTGACCAGCCTGTCCAAGCGCTCCAATGTGCCCGGCATGCGCTCCGGCTTCGTCGCCGGCGACGCGGCCATCCTGGAAAAATTCCTGCTCTACCGCACCTACCACGGCAGCGCGATGAGCCTGACGGTGCAGGCCGCAAGCCAAGCCGCCTGGAACGACGAGGACCACGTCGAGTCCAACCGCGCGGCCTACGCCGCCAAGTTCGCCGCCGTGCTGCCGCTGCTGCGGCCGGCGCTGGAGGTGGGCATGCCCGACGCCGGTTTTTATCTATGGGCCAAGGTGCCGGACGGCGACGACGTCGCCTTCGCCCGCGCGCTGTTCGAGCAACAGCACGTCACCGTGCTGCCCGGCAGCTACCTGGCCCGCGACGCGCACGGCGCCAATCCCGGCCGCGGCTACATCCGCATCGCCCTGGTGGCGGAAGAGGCCGAATGCGTGGCCGCCGCGCGCCGCATCGCAGAATTCTGCCGAGACCGCCAGCCGGCGGCCTCGGCCTGA
- the dapD gene encoding 2,3,4,5-tetrahydropyridine-2,6-dicarboxylate N-succinyltransferase, translating to MHPIQSLIEQAFENRAEITPATVSPELKAAIEQVVTELDNGHLRVAEKHGADWVVNQWVKKAVLLSFRIRDNAVLDDGVNRYFDKVDTKFADWNQARFQEAGFRVVPGAVARKGSFIAKNTVLMPSYVNIGAYVDEGAMVDTWATVGSCAQIGKNVHLSGGVGIGGVLEPLQANPTIIEDNCFIGARSEIVEGVIVGEGSVISMGVYIGQSTKIYDRETGEVMYGRVPPGSVVVSGNLPAKDGSHSLYCAVIVKKVDAQTRSKTSINELLRGV from the coding sequence ATGCATCCGATCCAGAGCCTGATCGAGCAGGCCTTCGAGAACCGCGCCGAAATCACCCCCGCCACCGTGTCGCCGGAACTGAAGGCGGCCATCGAGCAAGTCGTAACGGAACTGGACAACGGCCATCTGCGCGTGGCCGAGAAACACGGCGCCGACTGGGTGGTCAACCAGTGGGTGAAGAAAGCCGTGCTGCTGTCCTTCCGCATCCGCGACAACGCGGTGCTGGACGACGGCGTCAACCGCTACTTCGACAAGGTGGACACCAAGTTCGCCGACTGGAACCAGGCCCGCTTCCAGGAAGCCGGCTTCCGCGTGGTGCCGGGCGCCGTGGCGCGCAAGGGCAGCTTCATCGCCAAGAACACCGTGCTGATGCCGTCCTACGTCAATATCGGCGCCTATGTGGACGAAGGCGCCATGGTGGACACCTGGGCCACCGTCGGCTCCTGCGCCCAGATCGGCAAGAACGTGCACCTGTCCGGCGGCGTCGGCATCGGCGGCGTGCTGGAGCCGCTGCAGGCCAACCCCACCATCATCGAGGACAATTGCTTCATCGGCGCGCGCTCGGAAATCGTCGAAGGCGTGATCGTGGGCGAAGGCTCGGTGATCTCGATGGGCGTCTACATCGGCCAATCCACCAAGATCTACGACCGCGAAACCGGCGAAGTGATGTACGGCCGCGTGCCGCCCGGCTCCGTGGTGGTATCCGGCAACCTGCCCGCCAAGGACGGCAGCCACAGCCTGTACTGCGCGGTGATCGTCAAGAAGGTGGACGCGCAAACCCGCAGCAAGACCAGCATCAACGAGCTGCTGCGCGGCGTGTAA
- a CDS encoding ABC transporter ATP-binding protein, translating to MPSDYFIEFRNVRFAYGDRPILKDLTLGVPRGKLVAVMGGSGSGKTTLLRLISGQIRPQSGQVLIDGKDLCAMSKAELYQHRRRMGMLFQFGALFTDLNVEDNVAFPLREHTKLPESMIRDLVTLKLEAVGLRGTQKLMPAELSGGMARRVALARAIALDPQLMLYDEPFTGLDPISLGVIALLVKKLNDALGTTAVMVTHDVHQSLAIVDHVLFVANGQVIAQGSPDEVRHSDSPWVRQFINGEADGPVHYSFPAATELVADLGLQGGAHA from the coding sequence GTGCCCTCAGACTACTTCATCGAATTCAGGAACGTCCGTTTCGCCTACGGCGACCGGCCCATCCTGAAAGACCTCACGCTAGGCGTGCCGCGCGGCAAGCTGGTGGCCGTCATGGGCGGCAGCGGCAGCGGCAAAACCACGCTGCTGCGGCTGATTTCCGGCCAGATCCGGCCGCAATCCGGCCAGGTGCTGATAGACGGCAAGGACCTTTGCGCCATGAGCAAGGCCGAGCTGTACCAGCACCGCCGCCGCATGGGCATGCTGTTCCAGTTCGGCGCGCTGTTCACCGACCTCAACGTCGAGGACAACGTCGCCTTCCCGCTGCGCGAGCACACCAAGCTGCCGGAAAGCATGATCCGCGATCTGGTCACGCTCAAGCTGGAAGCGGTGGGCCTGCGCGGCACGCAAAAGCTGATGCCGGCCGAGCTGTCCGGCGGCATGGCGCGCCGGGTGGCGCTGGCGCGCGCCATCGCGCTGGACCCGCAGCTGATGCTGTACGACGAGCCCTTCACCGGCCTGGACCCGATCTCGCTGGGCGTGATCGCGCTGTTGGTCAAGAAGCTCAACGACGCGCTCGGCACCACCGCGGTGATGGTGACGCACGACGTGCATCAGTCCTTGGCCATCGTCGACCATGTCTTGTTCGTGGCCAATGGCCAGGTCATCGCCCAGGGTTCGCCGGACGAAGTGCGCCACTCGGATTCGCCGTGGGTGCGCCAGTTCATCAACGGCGAGGCCGACGGCCCGGTGCATTACAGCTTCCCCGCCGCCACCGAGCTGGTGGCCGACCTGGGCCTGCAAGGAGGCGCGCATGCTTGA
- the mlaE gene encoding lipid asymmetry maintenance ABC transporter permease subunit MlaE gives MLDLITSPLRRLGHAVINAVWRLGFASRFLLAILANSGQSLLRLQLTIREIYFAGVMSLIIIVVSGLFVGMVLGLQGYTTLAKFGSADALGAMVALALLRELGPVLAALLFASRAGSAMTAEIGLMKTTEQLDAMSVMAVDPIARVIAPRFWAGVISMPILAALFNVVGVFGGYLVGVVMIGLDAGTFWSQMQGNVDLHYDVINGLIKSLVFGIAVTLIAVFEGYDATPTAAGVSAATTRTVVTSALVILALDFVLTAFMF, from the coding sequence ATGCTTGACCTGATTACCTCGCCGCTGCGCCGCCTGGGCCACGCCGTCATCAACGCCGTGTGGCGGTTGGGCTTCGCCAGCCGCTTCCTGCTGGCCATCCTGGCCAATAGCGGCCAGAGCCTGCTGCGGCTGCAACTGACCATACGCGAGATCTACTTCGCCGGCGTGATGTCGCTGATCATCATCGTGGTGTCCGGCCTGTTCGTCGGCATGGTGCTGGGCCTGCAGGGCTACACCACGCTGGCCAAGTTCGGTTCCGCCGACGCGCTGGGCGCCATGGTGGCGCTGGCGCTGCTGCGCGAGCTGGGTCCGGTGCTGGCCGCGCTGCTGTTCGCCAGCCGCGCCGGCAGCGCCATGACCGCCGAGATCGGCCTGATGAAGACCACCGAGCAGCTGGACGCGATGAGCGTGATGGCGGTGGACCCGATCGCCCGGGTCATCGCGCCGCGCTTCTGGGCCGGCGTGATCTCCATGCCCATCCTGGCCGCGCTGTTCAACGTCGTCGGCGTGTTCGGCGGCTACCTGGTGGGCGTGGTGATGATAGGCCTGGACGCCGGCACCTTCTGGTCGCAGATGCAGGGCAATGTGGACCTGCACTACGACGTGATCAACGGCCTGATCAAGAGCCTGGTGTTCGGCATCGCCGTCACGCTGATCGCCGTGTTCGAAGGTTACGACGCCACCCCGACCGCCGCCGGCGTGTCCGCCGCCACCACTCGCACCGTGGTGACCTCGGCCCTGGTGATTCTGGCGCTTGATTTCGTGCTGACCGCCTTCATGTTCTAG
- the mlaD gene encoding outer membrane lipid asymmetry maintenance protein MlaD — MKRSTIDLWVGIFVALGIAAVTFLSLKVANLTPQSASQSYVVYADFDNVGGLKVKAPVKEAGVLVGRVADIRLDPKTYRARVTLNIDKQYLLSDDVSASILTSGLLGEQYIGLQQGGSETNLAPGGTITITSSAMVLEQLIGKFMTGFTGKDDPSKSH; from the coding sequence ATGAAACGTTCTACCATTGATCTGTGGGTCGGCATCTTTGTCGCATTGGGCATCGCCGCCGTGACCTTTCTGTCGCTGAAAGTGGCCAATCTGACCCCGCAAAGCGCCTCGCAAAGCTATGTGGTGTACGCCGACTTCGACAACGTCGGCGGCCTGAAGGTGAAGGCGCCGGTCAAGGAAGCGGGCGTGCTGGTGGGCCGCGTGGCCGACATCCGCCTGGACCCGAAAACCTACCGCGCGCGCGTGACGCTGAACATCGACAAGCAATACCTGCTCAGCGACGACGTCAGCGCCTCCATCCTGACCTCCGGCCTGCTGGGCGAGCAATACATCGGCTTGCAGCAGGGCGGTTCGGAAACCAATCTGGCGCCGGGCGGCACCATCACCATCACCTCGTCCGCCATGGTGCTGGAACAATTGATAGGCAAATTCATGACTGGTTTCACCGGCAAGGACGACCCCAGCAAGTCGCACTGA
- a CDS encoding MlaC/ttg2D family ABC transporter substrate-binding protein has product MKKLFTLLCLMLGLSSASALAASDNPVEMIKDSSRQVLDVLKQDNGKNTKQIRQQAETIAVPLFDFPRMTALAVGLGWRQATPEQRNELTQQFQTLLVRTYSSTMTRFKTAQVNVQPNPVMAANGRDATVKSNVTLPGNTNPVAVDYVLYKGDKGWKIYNVSVEGASLVTVYRNSFNEEIRKGGVDGLIKLLQDKNAAPVAAAPAAKGKG; this is encoded by the coding sequence ATGAAAAAACTGTTTACCCTGCTCTGCCTGATGCTCGGCCTGTCCTCCGCCTCCGCGCTGGCGGCCTCCGACAACCCGGTGGAAATGATCAAGGACAGCTCGCGCCAAGTGCTGGACGTGCTGAAACAGGACAATGGCAAGAACACCAAGCAAATCCGCCAGCAGGCCGAAACCATCGCCGTGCCGCTGTTCGACTTCCCGCGCATGACCGCCCTGGCCGTGGGCCTGGGCTGGCGCCAGGCCACGCCGGAACAGCGCAATGAGCTGACCCAGCAGTTCCAGACCCTGCTGGTGCGCACCTACTCCAGCACCATGACCCGCTTCAAGACCGCCCAGGTCAATGTGCAGCCCAACCCGGTCATGGCCGCCAACGGCCGCGATGCCACCGTCAAGTCCAACGTGACCCTGCCGGGCAACACCAACCCGGTGGCCGTGGACTACGTGCTGTACAAGGGCGACAAGGGCTGGAAGATCTACAATGTCAGCGTGGAAGGCGCCAGCCTGGTCACCGTGTACCGCAACAGCTTCAATGAAGAAATCCGCAAGGGCGGCGTGGACGGCCTGATCAAGCTGCTGCAAGACAAGAACGCCGCGCCGGTTGCCGCCGCGCCGGCCGCCAAGGGCAAGGGCTGA
- a CDS encoding STAS domain-containing protein, whose amino-acid sequence MLKVTAPGAAALSGRIDMANSGALLAPLAKLAAQGPLQLDLSGIEAADSAALALLLEAHRAAAAAGHKLSLAGMPANLAALASLYDLEPLLSLGV is encoded by the coding sequence ATGCTTAAGGTCACCGCGCCGGGCGCTGCCGCGCTGAGCGGCCGCATCGACATGGCCAATAGCGGCGCCCTGCTGGCGCCCTTGGCCAAGCTGGCCGCCCAGGGGCCGCTGCAGCTGGACTTGTCCGGCATAGAGGCGGCAGACTCCGCCGCGCTGGCCCTGCTGCTGGAAGCGCACCGCGCCGCCGCCGCCGCCGGCCATAAGCTGTCGTTGGCCGGGATGCCGGCCAATCTGGCCGCGCTGGCCAGCCTATACGATCTTGAACCGCTGTTATCCCTCGGAGTGTAA
- a CDS encoding MlaA family lipoprotein: MRPARTLAAAALLSLAGCASHPATAYDPYEPYNRAMFTVNDKADQWVIKPVAQGYQTVVPSPVRTGVGNFFDNLKDVYSFAFNVLRAEPEKAANDFMRVAMNTGFGLFGLLDIATPAGLKNNKTSFGDVLASWGWKNSNYFVLPFFGPSTVRDSTGLATSLAGPGPEKLVYHNTNEAIAFYGLYGVNARAKYLGAENLLSTAAVDRYSYVRDIYMQMRAKQLGQPDPTQPADEFNLDDLLNSPGGKSDSSAPAAASRQPGSAPAAMPIRQDSSAPQAASAAQ; the protein is encoded by the coding sequence ATGCGTCCCGCGCGCACTCTCGCCGCCGCCGCGCTGCTGTCTCTGGCAGGCTGCGCCAGCCATCCCGCCACCGCCTACGACCCGTACGAGCCGTACAACCGCGCCATGTTCACGGTCAACGACAAGGCGGACCAGTGGGTGATCAAGCCGGTGGCCCAGGGCTACCAAACCGTGGTGCCTTCTCCGGTGCGCACCGGCGTCGGCAACTTCTTCGACAATCTGAAGGACGTCTACAGCTTCGCCTTCAACGTGCTGCGCGCCGAGCCGGAAAAAGCCGCCAACGACTTCATGCGCGTGGCGATGAACACCGGCTTCGGCCTGTTCGGCCTGCTCGACATCGCCACGCCGGCCGGCCTGAAGAACAACAAGACCTCCTTCGGCGACGTCTTGGCCAGCTGGGGCTGGAAGAACAGCAATTACTTCGTGCTGCCCTTCTTCGGCCCGTCCACCGTGCGCGACAGCACCGGCCTGGCCACCTCGCTGGCCGGCCCCGGTCCGGAAAAGCTGGTCTACCACAACACCAACGAGGCCATCGCCTTCTACGGCCTCTACGGCGTCAACGCCCGCGCCAAGTACCTGGGCGCGGAAAACCTGCTCAGCACCGCCGCGGTGGACCGCTACAGCTACGTCCGCGACATCTACATGCAGATGCGCGCCAAGCAACTGGGCCAGCCTGACCCGACCCAGCCGGCCGACGAGTTCAATCTGGACGATCTGCTGAACAGCCCCGGCGGCAAGAGCGACAGCTCCGCTCCGGCCGCGGCGTCCCGGCAGCCAGGCTCGGCGCCTGCGGCCATGCCCATCCGCCAGGACAGCTCGGCTCCGCAAGCCGCCTCGGCCGCGCAGTAG
- a CDS encoding zinc ribbon domain-containing protein YjdM, producing the protein MSQLPACPQCGSEYTYQDGAMFVCPECAHEWNEQTAAPAEEQRVVRDAVGNVLQDGDSVTVIKDLKVKGSSLVVKVGTKVKNIRLVDGDHDIDCKIDGIGAMGLKSEFVKKA; encoded by the coding sequence ATGAGCCAATTGCCCGCCTGCCCGCAATGCGGATCGGAATACACCTACCAGGACGGCGCGATGTTCGTGTGCCCGGAATGCGCGCATGAATGGAACGAACAGACGGCCGCGCCGGCCGAGGAACAACGCGTGGTGCGCGACGCCGTCGGCAATGTGCTGCAAGACGGCGACAGCGTCACCGTGATCAAGGACCTGAAAGTCAAGGGCTCCTCGCTGGTGGTCAAGGTCGGCACCAAGGTCAAGAACATCCGCCTGGTGGACGGCGACCACGACATCGACTGCAAGATAGACGGCATCGGCGCGATGGGACTGAAGTCCGAGTTCGTAAAGAAGGCCTGA